A genomic window from Silene latifolia isolate original U9 population chromosome Y, ASM4854445v1, whole genome shotgun sequence includes:
- the LOC141628313 gene encoding uncharacterized protein LOC141628313, translating to MPPPLEKAAPDSYVDSPFVDAISIFAMPKGFNNPNMTLFDGTTDPFDHVSQYKQKMMTVTAIGHVKEACIYKGFRSTLSGQHSEGGSTECDVSTTVEAFRRSLHHGSDLYKQPTMHPCHSFEAVQEKAAAAIRLEEDVLDRASIPRTPSVSSTSATEKSSSKKSNGKKEERYRPYGRRMYRIDNREENQQLPTLTEYGFTTSAGGILKALREMGDGVRWPRPPVEGQSWRKDSKKKCEFHRDIGHTTEQDKVGSAKPTAPPTCTKIINVITDVSDLSGLTYSAAKRRATETKGDKPKTSCRVSHSNLPAVAFDEEDIHDSHEHYDALIITLLMANCTVRKVLVDTGSSVNQIMLKTIENMGFSEKDLQKKTIPLVGFIGETTNSLGEIVIPTYAGGINKQVRYLVIDGPSTYNVILGRPWLHLMKAVPSTYHQCVKFPTPWGVEKDREEARGCYKKALKCTTSPPA from the exons ATGCCGCCTCCACTTGAAAAGGCAGCACCTGATAGCTATGttgactcaccattcgtggatgcAATATCAATTTtcgccatgccaaagggattcaacAACCCGAATATGACTCTCTTTGACGGCACAACGGACCCCTTTGATCACGTGAGCCAGTACAAACAAAAGATGATGACCGTAACAGCCATTGGGCATGTAAAGGAGGCCTGCATATATAAGGGGTTCAGATCTACATTGTCAGGCCAGCACTCCGAAG GTGGCAGTACAGAGTGTGACGTGTCAACAACTGTGGAAGCATTCAGGAGGAGCTTACACCACGGGTCAGACCTATATAAGCAGCCGACTATGCATCCTTGTCATAGCTTTGAGGCAGTGCAAGAAAAGGCAGCAGCAGCAATCAGACTGGAAGAAGACGTGCTAGATAGAGCCAGCATACCGAGAACGCCAAGCGTATCCAGTACGTCGGCCACAGAAAAGTCAAGCAGTAAGAAATCCAATGGAAAGAAGGAGgagagatacagaccatatggTAGAAGAATGTACAGAATTGACAATAGAGAGGAGAATCAGCAACTCCCTACGCTGACAGAGTATGGATTCACAACTAGCGCCGGAGGAATTCTGAAGGCGCTCAGAGAAATGGGAGATGGAGTAAGGTGGCCTAGGCCACCAGTAGAAGGACAATCCTGGCGAAAAGACAGTAAGAAAAAGTGCGAGTTCCATCGTGACATCGGACATACTACGGAG caggataaggtgggCTCTGCAAAGCCCACTGCACcgcccacatgcaccaaaataataaacgtgataacagacgTCTCAGACCTAAGCGGACTGACATATTCGGCGGCAAAGAGACGTGCCACTGAAACTAAGGGAGACAAGCCGAAGACCTCTTGCAGAGTTTCCCACAGCAACCTGCCTGCTGTCGCCTTCGACGAGGAAGATATCCATGACAGCCACGAACACTACGATGCACTTATCATAACACTGTTAATGGCCAATTGCACGGTTAGAAAGGTTCTGGTAGATACTGGTAGCTCGGTCAATcaaatcatgctgaaaaccatagaaaacatggggttcagcgagaagGACTTGCAAAAGAAGACCATCCCGCTGGTAGGATTCATTGGAGAAACAACTAACTCACTAGGGGAGATCGTGATCCCAACCTACGCAGGAGGAATCAATAAACAAGTAAGATACTTGGTCATAGATGGACCATCTACCTACAACGTTATCCTCGGAAGGCCTTGGCTGCATCTAATGAAGGCAGTCCcttcaacatatcatcaatgtgTGAAGTTCCCCACACCCTGGGGAGTAGAAAAAGATCGGGAGGAAGCCAGAGgttgctataagaaggcactgaAGTGCACAACTAGTcctccagcatag